The Aquicella siphonis genome contains the following window.
ACCCAGGGAAATTTCATAACATCCCATGCGCAATAGTATCTCTCCAATTTCACCCACTTTTTCCGGAGCGATTTTACCCTCATAAGGGCAGCCTAACACGCAGGAAAGATAGCCCCGTACACGGATGCGCTTCTTTTTCGCCATTTCCACCACTTCAGCAATACGGTGCAAGCTTTCCGTAACAGAACAATTGGCGTTTTTCTGAGAAAAAGCTTCGGAAGGCGTGGTAAATACCGCAATGTCCTTGACGCCCACTGCGATGGCTGCTTCTAGTCCCTTCATGTTGGGAACCAGGACAGGGTAAACAACTTTAGGATTTTTTTGAATCCCCTGATATACATCACTGCCGTCGGCAAGTTGTGGAATCCATTTTGGAGAAACAAAACTGGTTGTTTCGATTACAGGAAGACCTGTTTGTGATAACAGATTGATAAATTCTATCTTGACTGGCGCCGGGAGAATCTGAGATTCATTTTGTAATCCATCACGCGGACTCACTTCAACAATTTTGATATGGTGCGGAAAAGTCATTTCTTACCCCGAGAGCTTCCTATCCATTGTGTAGCTGCCTGATTCTACAGTATACATGATACTGATCCCGT
Protein-coding sequences here:
- a CDS encoding hydroxymethylglutaryl-CoA lyase, whose product is MTFPHHIKIVEVSPRDGLQNESQILPAPVKIEFINLLSQTGLPVIETTSFVSPKWIPQLADGSDVYQGIQKNPKVVYPVLVPNMKGLEAAIAVGVKDIAVFTTPSEAFSQKNANCSVTESLHRIAEVVEMAKKKRIRVRGYLSCVLGCPYEGKIAPEKVGEIGEILLRMGCYEISLGDTIGVGTPPKIKRLLEVVSRHVPLKYLAVHFHDTYGQALVNIYSALEFGIGIIDSSVAGLGGCPYAKGASGNVATEDVVHMLNGMGIETGVDLKQLIVAGRFISKQLGRIPQSKVNLALGEAIA